A single genomic interval of Chryseobacterium paludis harbors:
- a CDS encoding glycosyltransferase, whose product MGIKRKIKNYIYLKNHYPLSEKTIIPDESKKNILIVDSQIPTFDKDSASNRITEIAKFLAKHYNVYLMDWRKAIPKVESKKYIKNLNDHNVNVYTPFIGKYGIMKGKKHFINDLLPKLDFVWCHRPELFEYYLDFFREKAPKVKIIYDMVDIHYLRMERGLEIKYDKNRAKELVHYKHIETELCKKADKIAVISDKEKEFMTAFVDESKLFTVSNVHNLKVKPEDMPTFEKRNGIFFIGTFLHDPNVDAVEILYHKIMPLVWKTLPDLKITIIGSEAPESIVKMNSETFEIAGFVENIIPYYEKCFASVSPLRFGAGVKGKIGQALEYTLPVLTTEIGAEGMFLEDGITALISGNEDYQKFADNIIEICSNPLTWNTLHNNSEKAIYPFSIEAQKEEIFKMLQ is encoded by the coding sequence ATGGGTATTAAAAGAAAAATAAAAAATTATATATATTTAAAAAATCATTATCCTTTATCAGAAAAGACCATTATTCCTGATGAAAGTAAAAAAAATATACTTATTGTAGACAGTCAGATCCCAACATTTGATAAGGATTCTGCTTCTAATCGTATTACAGAAATTGCTAAGTTTCTGGCAAAACATTATAATGTATATCTTATGGATTGGAGAAAGGCAATTCCAAAAGTAGAATCTAAGAAATACATCAAAAATCTAAATGATCATAATGTAAATGTTTATACTCCATTTATAGGAAAATATGGTATAATGAAGGGTAAAAAGCACTTTATTAATGATTTGCTTCCAAAACTTGATTTCGTGTGGTGCCACAGACCTGAACTTTTCGAATATTATTTAGATTTCTTTAGAGAAAAAGCACCGAAAGTAAAGATCATCTATGATATGGTGGATATTCATTATCTAAGAATGGAGAGGGGTCTTGAAATTAAGTATGATAAAAACAGAGCTAAAGAATTAGTTCATTATAAGCATATAGAAACTGAATTATGCAAAAAAGCAGATAAAATTGCAGTAATCAGTGATAAAGAAAAAGAATTTATGACCGCTTTTGTAGATGAATCAAAGTTGTTTACAGTAAGTAATGTTCATAATTTAAAGGTAAAACCAGAAGATATGCCAACTTTTGAAAAGAGAAATGGAATATTTTTTATAGGTACTTTTTTACATGATCCCAATGTGGATGCTGTAGAAATATTATATCATAAAATCATGCCCTTGGTATGGAAAACCCTGCCAGACTTAAAAATTACAATTATTGGTTCTGAAGCTCCTGAATCAATTGTAAAAATGAATTCAGAAACATTTGAAATTGCAGGCTTTGTAGAGAATATAATTCCTTATTATGAAAAATGTTTTGCTTCTGTATCTCCGTTAAGATTTGGAGCTGGTGTAAAAGGTAAGATTGGACAGGCATTAGAGTATACTCTTCCTGTATTAACAACCGAAATAGGTGCAGAAGGAATGTTTTTAGAAGATGGAATTACTGCTTTAATTTCTGGTAATGAAGATTATCAAAAATTTGCAGATAACATCATTGAGATATGCAGTAATCCATTAACCTGGAATACATTGCATAACAATTCGGAAAAAGCTATTTATCCGTTTTCGATAGAAGCTCAGAAAGAAGAGATTTTTAAAATGCTGCAATAA